In Thermus aquaticus, the sequence CCAGTTTAAACCCAGCTCACCCCTCCAAAGGTGTCCTCCCGCCTGGGGCTGGTGGAGAAGAGGACCACGGGGACGCCGGTGTACTCCTCAATGAGCTCCAGGTAGCGGAGGAGGCTTCCCGGCAGGTCCTCGCGCCTTCGCACCCCAGCGAGGTCCCCCCAGCCCTCGAGCTCCAGGTAGCGCACCGCCTCCGGCCTGGCCTCCCCGGGGCGGCTTCCGTCCAGGTACTCCACGGCCACCTTCACCTTCTCCAGCCCCGAGAGGACGTCCAGCTTGGTGAGGGCCAGGCCGTCAAACCCGTTGACCTCGCAGGCGTACTTGAGGGCCACCAGGTCCAGCCAGCCCACCCGGCGGGGCCTCCCCGTGGTGGTGCCGTACTCCCCGCCCTTTTCCCGCAGGTGGTGGGCCAGCTCTCCCTGGATCTCGGTGGGGAAGGGGCCTTCCCCCACCCGGGTGGCGTAGGCCTTGGCCACGCCGTAGACCTTGGTGATGGCCTTGTGGGAGAGCCCTGTGCCCACCAGGATCCCCCCCACGGTGGGGTGGGAGCTGGTCACGTAGGGATAGGTGCCGTAGTTGAGGTCCAAAAGGGTGGCCTGGGCCCCCTCAAAGAGGAGGCGCTTGCCCTTCCTCAAGGCCTCGCGGAGGAGGCTTCCGGTGTCGGCGATGTAGGGCCTCAGGATCTCCCCCATGCGGCGGAGGTCCTCCAAAGCCTTTTCCTCCGTGTCCCAGCCCGCCTCCCGGGTGGAGTTGGGCTTTTCCAGGAGGAGGCGGCGCACCCTTTCCCTCAGGACCGCCTCGTCCAGAAGGTCCCCGGCCCGGATCCCCACCCTTCGCGCCCGGTCGGAGTAGGCGGGGCCGATCCCCCTCCCCGTGGTGCCCACGAAGTTGTGGCGGCTTTCCACGTGCTTGTGGTGGGGAAGGACCAGGTGGGCCCTTTCCGAAACCAGGACCCGGGGGCGGAAGCCCTCCTTTTCCAGGGCCTGAAGCTCCTCCTGGAAGCGGAAGGGGTCAATGACCATCCCGTCGGCCAGGACGTTGACCGCGTGGGGGTGGATGACCCCTGAAGGGAGGAGGTTCAGCTTGAAGACCCTCCCCTCGGCCACCACGGTGTGGCCGGCGTTGGCCCCGCCCTGGTAGCGGATCACGTAGTCGGCCTCCCGGGCCAGGGCGTCCACCACCTTGCCCTTGCCCTCGTCCCCCCACTGCGCTCCGATGATGGCGACTCCCGGCATCCCCCTAAGCTTACGACGCCTCGAGGCGGGCCACCTCCTCGGGGGTGAGGCGAAGGGCGAGGGCTAGGGCGTTCTGCCGGGCCTGGGCCTCGTTCTTGGCCCCGGGAATGGGAAGGGCCCCCTTCGCCATGAGGTAGCGGAGGGCGAGGGCGGCAGGGGTGGTGCCCTTGGCCTGGGCGAGCTCCTTCAGGACGGGGAGGAGGGCCTTCACCTTAGGGAGCAGGGGGCGGTACTTCCTTCCCCGGTAGCCCCCAGGGGGGTTTTCCGGGTCCAGCTTCCCGGTGAGCCAGCCCATGGCCAGGGGGCTGTAGGCCATGAGGGCGATCCCCTCCCGGCGCAGGGCGGGCAGGTGGGCCTCCCAGTCCCGCACCAGGAGGCTGTACTCCACCTGCAGGGCCAGAAGGGGAACCCCGTGCCGGTCCAGCGCCGCCTTGGCCTCTTCCAGCTGGGCCAGGCTCAGGTTGGAAAACCCCACGCCCCGGGTGAGGCCCCGCTCGTAGGCCTCCGCCAAGGCCTCGGCCCAGACCCTGAGGGGCACGGGGGGCCAGGGCCAGTGGAGGAGGTAAAGGTCCAGGGCCTCCACCCCAAGCCGCTTCAGGCTTCCCTCTAGGGCCCGGATGAGGCTTTTGCGGGAAAGCCGCCAGGGGTAGGGGAAGAACTTGCTGACCAGGTAGGGCCTTTTGCCCGCCTCGGCCGCGAAGCGGCCGAGAAGCCTCTCGGAGAGGCCAAAGCCGTAAAACTCTGTGGTGTCAAAGAGAAGGATGCCGGCCTCGAGGGCCGCCAAAAAGGCCCTCCGGAGGTCCTCCTCCCCGTAGTCCCGGCCGTAGCCCCAAAAGAGGCGGTCCCCCCAGGCCCAGGTGCCGATGCCCATCGGGTGCGCGAAAAGCGGGTTCATGCCAGCCTAAAGGGGTTGAAGTCCGTGTCCCGGTCGTAGGCGTCCAGGCCCTCGGCCCGCTTCAGGAAGCCCACCACCCCGTAGGTGACCGGGAGCATGAGGGCCTCCACCCCCACCTTGAAGGCGTAGTTGGAGAGGAAGACGGCGAGGAGGACCTCGTTGGGCCAGATGCCGTAAAAGGCCACCAGCAGAAAGACCCCGGTGTCCAGCCCCTGGCCCACCAGGGTGGAGGCCAGGGCCCTGAGCCAGAAGAAGCGCCCCTCGGTGCGCACCTTGAGCCGGGCCAGCACGTAGGCGTTGGCGAACTCGCCCACGAAGTAGGCCAGGAGGCTTCCCAGGACGATCCTGGGGGTGAGGCCCAAGAGGAGGCCGAAGGCCTGGGCGAAGCGCTGGCTTTCTCCGTCCTCGGGAGCGGGAAGGGCGGCCACCGCCTGGAAGGTGAGGGTGGCCAAGAGGAGGGCGAGAAAGCCTATCCAGATGACCCTTCGGCTTCTACGGTAGCCGTAGACCTCGGTGAGGACGTCCCCGAAGATGTAGGCCAGGGGGAAGAGGAGGGTCCCCCCGTCAAAGGTGAAGGGCCCCAGGACCACCAGCTTGGTGGAGGCCACGTTGGAGACCAGAAGCACCGTGGCGAAGAGGGCGGTGATGAGGTCCAGGTACCTCATTCTTCCTCCGGTCGGATGGAGGTGATAAAGGGCAGGTTGCGGTCAAACTGGGCCCGGTCCAGGCCGTAGCCAAAGACGTAGGCGTCCTCAATCTCAAAGCCCAGGTAGTGGATGGGGACCTCCACCTGGCGCCGGGCCGGCTTGGAGAGAAGGGCCGCCACCCGGATGGAGGCGGGCTTCCTGGCCTCCAGGTAGTCCAGGAGGTAGGCCAGGGTGAGGCCGGTGTCCACGATGTCCTCCACCACGATCACGTCCCGCCCGTGGATGGGAAGCCTCAGGTCCTTGATGAGCTCCACCTCCCCGCTGGACTTCAGGGCGTTCCCGTAGGAGCTTATGGCGATGAAGTCCATGGTGAGGGGGAGGGGGATGGCCCGCACCAGGTCGGCCATGAAGATGAAGGCCCCGTTCAGGACGCAGATGAGGTGGGGGGTCTTCCCCTGGTAGTCCTGGGCGATGGCCTGCCCCAGCTGGGCCACCCGCTTTTGGATGGCCTCGGCGCTGATCTGCACGGGTCCGTTCCCGGCGTTGAACATGCCCCTCATTCTAGCCCCACCTCCTTTAGCAGGGCCTGAACCTCCTCCGGGGAAAGCCTGCGCCACCTCCCGGGGGGCAGGTTGCCCAGCCGGACGGGCCCCACCTGGAGGCGGAGGAGGCGTTTCACCGGGTAGCCCACGGCCTGGAGCATCCTCCGCACCTCCCGCTTCCGCCCCTCCCCCAGGGTGAGGATGGCCCCGCCTTGGGCGGGCCTGCAGGAGAGGGCCCGGGCCGGGCCGTCCTCGAGGGCCACCCCCTCCACCAGCTTCCGGCAGACGGCCTCGGGCAGGGTTCCCCTCTCGGTCCAGACCCGGTAGACCTTCTTGACTCCGTAGCGGGGGTGGGTAAGGCGGAAGAGGAGCTCGCCGTCGTTGGTAAAGAGGAGGAGGCCCTCGGACTCCCGGTCCAGCCGCCCCACCGCCTGGAGGCCGGGGACCTCAGGGAGAAGCTCAAAGACCGTCCTCCGGGCGTGGGGGTCAGAGCGGGTGGTGGTGTAGCCCCGGGGCTTGTGGAGGGCCAGGACCAGGCGCTCCCTGGGCCATTCCACCCGCCTTCCCGCCACCTCCACCAGGTCGTCTGGCCCCACCTTCTGGCCCAGGTGGGCCACCTCCCCGTTCACCCGCACCAGGCCCTGGCGGATCAGGACCTCCGCCTGGCGCCGGCTCGCCACCCCGGCCCGGGCCAGGAGGGCCTGGAGGCGCATGGCCTTCATGGGAAGCTGGGGGGGCGCTTTTCCTTAAGCGCCTTGAGCCCCTCTTCCAGCTCCTCGCCGGCGAAGCCCAGGAACTCTAGGGCCAGGGAGAGCTCAAACTGGGGCAGGAAGGCGCGGTACCAGTGGTTGAGGGCCCGCTTGGTGTGCTCCAAGGCCTCCTTGGGGCCTTGAGCGAGCCTTTCCGCCACCTCCAGGGCCCTGGCGTAGACCTCCCCCTCCTCCACCGCCAGGGCCACCAGGCCCAGCCGCTCGGCCTCCTCCCCGCTTAAGGGCTCGTTGAGGAAGAGGTGGTACTTGGCCTTGGCCATGCCCAAGAGAAGGGGCCAGAGGAGGACGGCGTGGTCCCCCGCCGCCACCCCCAGGCGCAGGTGCCCGTCCAGGAGCCTGGCCTTTTTGCCCACCACGGCCACATCCGCCGCCAGGGCCAAGGCCAGCCCCGCCCCCACCGCCACCCCTTCCACCGCCGCCACCACGGGCCTGGGGAAGTCCAAGGGCCCCAGGACCAGGTCCCGGGCCTCCCGGTAGACCCGCATCAGGGCCTGGTGGGAGGCGCGCATCTCCTCTATGAGGGCAAAGGAGCCCCCGGCCGAGAAGACCCCGCCCTCGCCCCTGATGAGGACGGCCCGGGCTTCCTCCACCTCCTCGAGGTCCCGCCACACCCGGGAGAGGGCCCGGTGGGTCTTGGGGTCCATGGCGTTCAGCCTCTCGCCCTTGAAGGTGATCTCCAGCACCCCGGGCCTGGGCCAGGCGAAGCCCAGGCTGGGGTAGCGCTCTTGGAGCTCCACTCCCTCATTCTAGGGGGGTGATAGAATCCCCTAGGCATGGCCCTCTACGCGGTGGACAAGCCCCTCCACCTCACCTCCCACGACGCGGTGGAGGAGGCCAGGAAGCGCCTAGGCACCCGCCGGGTGGGGCACACGGGCACCCTGGACCCCCTGGCCACGGGGCTTCTCCTCCTGGTCTCGGAGGAGAGCACCAAGCTGGTCCCCTTTCTCTCGGGGGAGGACAAGGAGTACATCGCCTGGGTGTCCTTTGGGGCCACCACGCCCACCTTAGACGCCGAGGGTCCCGTCAGCGAAGAGGCCCCGGTGCGCTTTGACCGCAAGGACCTCGAGGCCGCCCTCCCTGGCTTCCTGGAGGTGAAGGAGCAAATCCCCCCTCTCTACTCCGCCATCAAGGTGAAGGGCAAGCGGGCCTACGAGGCCGCCCGGGAGGGGAAGCCTCTGGAGCTTGGCCCCAGGCCCGCCAGGTACCTGGAGGTGGAGCTTCTGGCCCTGGACCCCGAACCCATCCCCCACCCCATCGCCCCCTCGGCCAAGGGCTGGCGCCTGGCGGAGAAGGGGGGGCGGAAGGTGGAGCTTCCCCGGCCTCTCGGGGCCTACCCCACCGCGGTGATCCGGCTGGTGGTGGGCCCCGGCACCTACGTGCGGGCCTTCGCCCGGGATCTGGGGGAGAAGCTCAAGACCAAGGCCTTCCTCTCCGGCCTGGTGCGCACCCGCATCGGCAAGGTGGGGCTGGAGCGGGCGGTGTCCCTGGCCGAGCTTTCCCCGGATAAGGCCATCCCCGAGGTGGACGCCCTGCCCTTCCCCGTGGTGGAGCTCTCCCACACCGAGGCCAGGCGGGTGCTGGAAGGGGTGCCCCTCCCCATCCCCGCCCTGGGCTACGTGACCCTGATAGACTCCCGCAGGCGGCTTCTGGCCATCGCCGAGGGCGACGGCTTCAAGCTGAAGATCAAACGGGTTTTTGTGAAGGAGGTATAGGTATGGTCATCGGCGTGCCCAAGGAGATCAAGACCCTGGAGAACCGCGTGGCTCTCACCCCGGGGGGCGCGGAAAGCCTGGTCCGCAGGGGCCACACCGTCTTGGTGGAGCGAGGGGCGGGGTTAGGGTCGGGCCTGACCGACGCCGAGTACGAGCGGGCAGGGGCGGCCCTGGTGAGCCGGGAGGAGGCCTGGAAGGCGGAGATGGTGGTGAAGGTGAAGGAGCCCCTACCTGAGGAGTACCCCTTCCTGCGGGAGGGCCTCATCCTCTTCACCTACCTCCACCTGGCCGCCGACCGGACCCTCACCGAGGCCATGCTGAAAAGCGGGGTCACCGGCATCGCCTACGAGACCGTCCAGCTCAAGGACGGCTCCCTGCCCCTCCTCATCCCCATGAGCGAGGTGGCGGGGCGCATGGCTCCCCAGGTGGGGGCCCAGTTCTTGGAGAAGCCCAAGGGGGGCCGAGGGGTCCTCCTCGGGGGGGTGCCGGGGGTGGCCCCGGCCAGCGTGGTGATCCTGGGGGGCGGCACCGTGGGCACCAACGCCGCCAAGATCGCCTTGGGCATGGGGGCCCAGGTCACCATCCTGGACGTGAACCACAAGCGCCTGCAGTACCTGGATGACATCTTCGGCGGGCGGGTGGTGACCCTCACCGCCACCGAGGCCAACATCAAGAAGAGCATCGGCCACGCCGATCTCCTCATCGGGGCGGTGCTGGTGCCGGGGGCCAAGGCCCCCAAGCTGGTGACCCGGGACATGCTCCCCCTCATGAAGGAGGGCTCGGTGATCGTGGACGTGGCCGTGGACCAGGGGGGGTGCGTGGAGACCATCCGCCCCACCACCCACGCCGAGCCCACCTACGTGGTGGACGGGGTGGTCCACTACGGGGTGGCCAACATGCCGGGAGCCGTCCCCCGGACCTCCACCTTCGCCCTCACCAACCAGACCCTGCCCTACGTGCTCAAGCTGGCGGAAAAGGGCCTGGGGGCCCTTCTGGAGGACGAGGCTCTGCTCAAGGGCCTCAACACCCACAGGGGCCTCCTCACCCACCCGGGGGTGGCCGAGGCCTTCGGCCTCCCCTATACTCCCCCTGAGGAAGCCCTGAGGAGGTAGGATGGCGGGACGCTTGACCATAACGGAAAACGCCCTGGCGGCCCTTCTGGCCTTGGCGGCCCACGAGGTGCCCGGGGTGGTGGGCATGGCTCCGGCGGGGCTCAAGGAGCAGGTGGTGCGCATCCTGGGGCGGCAGGAGGCCAGCGAGGGGGTGGTGGTCCGCCCGGACCCCGCCGCTCCCGGCAAGTACCAGGCGGACTTCTACGTGGTGGTGGCCGTGGGGGCCCGCATCCCCACGGTGGTGGAGTCCCTGGCTGAGCGGGTGGGCTTCGCCGCCAAGAGGCTGGCCGGGGTGGAGCTCTCCCAGGTGCGGGTCCACGTGGTGGGGGTGGGGCGTGGCTAGTTGGGCCCCGGAGGAGGTGGCCGAGGCCTTCCGCTTCGCCACGGACTGGTTCGGCGTCTACGTGGAGGAGCTGAACGCCCTCAACGTCTACCCCGTGCCCGACGGGGACACGGGCACCAACATGCACCTCACCCTCC encodes:
- a CDS encoding queuosine precursor transporter codes for the protein MRYLDLITALFATVLLVSNVASTKLVVLGPFTFDGGTLLFPLAYIFGDVLTEVYGYRRSRRVIWIGFLALLLATLTFQAVAALPAPEDGESQRFAQAFGLLLGLTPRIVLGSLLAYFVGEFANAYVLARLKVRTEGRFFWLRALASTLVGQGLDTGVFLLVAFYGIWPNEVLLAVFLSNYAFKVGVEALMLPVTYGVVGFLKRAEGLDAYDRDTDFNPFRLA
- a CDS encoding aldo/keto reductase; this encodes MNPLFAHPMGIGTWAWGDRLFWGYGRDYGEEDLRRAFLAALEAGILLFDTTEFYGFGLSERLLGRFAAEAGKRPYLVSKFFPYPWRLSRKSLIRALEGSLKRLGVEALDLYLLHWPWPPVPLRVWAEALAEAYERGLTRGVGFSNLSLAQLEEAKAALDRHGVPLLALQVEYSLLVRDWEAHLPALRREGIALMAYSPLAMGWLTGKLDPENPPGGYRGRKYRPLLPKVKALLPVLKELAQAKGTTPAALALRYLMAKGALPIPGAKNEAQARQNALALALRLTPEEVARLEAS
- the ald gene encoding alanine dehydrogenase, giving the protein MVIGVPKEIKTLENRVALTPGGAESLVRRGHTVLVERGAGLGSGLTDAEYERAGAALVSREEAWKAEMVVKVKEPLPEEYPFLREGLILFTYLHLAADRTLTEAMLKSGVTGIAYETVQLKDGSLPLLIPMSEVAGRMAPQVGAQFLEKPKGGRGVLLGGVPGVAPASVVILGGGTVGTNAAKIALGMGAQVTILDVNHKRLQYLDDIFGGRVVTLTATEANIKKSIGHADLLIGAVLVPGAKAPKLVTRDMLPLMKEGSVIVDVAVDQGGCVETIRPTTHAEPTYVVDGVVHYGVANMPGAVPRTSTFALTNQTLPYVLKLAEKGLGALLEDEALLKGLNTHRGLLTHPGVAEAFGLPYTPPEEALRR
- a CDS encoding pseudouridine synthase; this encodes MKAMRLQALLARAGVASRRQAEVLIRQGLVRVNGEVAHLGQKVGPDDLVEVAGRRVEWPRERLVLALHKPRGYTTTRSDPHARRTVFELLPEVPGLQAVGRLDRESEGLLLFTNDGELLFRLTHPRYGVKKVYRVWTERGTLPEAVCRKLVEGVALEDGPARALSCRPAQGGAILTLGEGRKREVRRMLQAVGYPVKRLLRLQVGPVRLGNLPPGRWRRLSPEEVQALLKEVGLE
- a CDS encoding enoyl-CoA hydratase/isomerase family protein; amino-acid sequence: MELQERYPSLGFAWPRPGVLEITFKGERLNAMDPKTHRALSRVWRDLEEVEEARAVLIRGEGGVFSAGGSFALIEEMRASHQALMRVYREARDLVLGPLDFPRPVVAAVEGVAVGAGLALALAADVAVVGKKARLLDGHLRLGVAAGDHAVLLWPLLLGMAKAKYHLFLNEPLSGEEAERLGLVALAVEEGEVYARALEVAERLAQGPKEALEHTKRALNHWYRAFLPQFELSLALEFLGFAGEELEEGLKALKEKRPPSFP
- the hpt gene encoding hypoxanthine phosphoribosyltransferase; the protein is MRGMFNAGNGPVQISAEAIQKRVAQLGQAIAQDYQGKTPHLICVLNGAFIFMADLVRAIPLPLTMDFIAISSYGNALKSSGEVELIKDLRLPIHGRDVIVVEDIVDTGLTLAYLLDYLEARKPASIRVAALLSKPARRQVEVPIHYLGFEIEDAYVFGYGLDRAQFDRNLPFITSIRPEEE
- a CDS encoding Asp23/Gls24 family envelope stress response protein; the encoded protein is MAGRLTITENALAALLALAAHEVPGVVGMAPAGLKEQVVRILGRQEASEGVVVRPDPAAPGKYQADFYVVVAVGARIPTVVESLAERVGFAAKRLAGVELSQVRVHVVGVGRG
- the truB gene encoding tRNA pseudouridine(55) synthase TruB, producing the protein MALYAVDKPLHLTSHDAVEEARKRLGTRRVGHTGTLDPLATGLLLLVSEESTKLVPFLSGEDKEYIAWVSFGATTPTLDAEGPVSEEAPVRFDRKDLEAALPGFLEVKEQIPPLYSAIKVKGKRAYEAAREGKPLELGPRPARYLEVELLALDPEPIPHPIAPSAKGWRLAEKGGRKVELPRPLGAYPTAVIRLVVGPGTYVRAFARDLGEKLKTKAFLSGLVRTRIGKVGLERAVSLAELSPDKAIPEVDALPFPVVELSHTEARRVLEGVPLPIPALGYVTLIDSRRRLLAIAEGDGFKLKIKRVFVKEV
- a CDS encoding adenylosuccinate synthase: MPGVAIIGAQWGDEGKGKVVDALAREADYVIRYQGGANAGHTVVAEGRVFKLNLLPSGVIHPHAVNVLADGMVIDPFRFQEELQALEKEGFRPRVLVSERAHLVLPHHKHVESRHNFVGTTGRGIGPAYSDRARRVGIRAGDLLDEAVLRERVRRLLLEKPNSTREAGWDTEEKALEDLRRMGEILRPYIADTGSLLREALRKGKRLLFEGAQATLLDLNYGTYPYVTSSHPTVGGILVGTGLSHKAITKVYGVAKAYATRVGEGPFPTEIQGELAHHLREKGGEYGTTTGRPRRVGWLDLVALKYACEVNGFDGLALTKLDVLSGLEKVKVAVEYLDGSRPGEARPEAVRYLELEGWGDLAGVRRREDLPGSLLRYLELIEEYTGVPVVLFSTSPRREDTFGGVSWV